In Roseomonas fluvialis, one genomic interval encodes:
- a CDS encoding SLC13 family permease has translation MDLTLAIFFLVYLVMGLGYLPGLRLDRTGAAMVGAMILIAAGRISPPDAWNAIDFNTIGLLFGLMVISATFAVAGFYEWVARRIGALEVGPHALLALLIVVATVMSSLLTKDIVAVAMTPVFCSICLARRLNPVPFLLGFCFATNIGSAGMLTGSPQNMIAAELLHLSFTGFMRAAAVPALLGLPLIWLVLVLFYRGRWHLADGPQPAPPPAPQPPQAVALDRIETAKAAVVLSAVIVAFVTTDWPHMLVALAGASLLLISPRVSSNSILHRLDGNLLLLLFGLFIVNATFAAAGVPQQLLESLRGYGLDLHDPLSLLLVMAVLSNIVGNNPAVMLVAPFVAGADQAEALGAAIALGTGFSSNAILSGSLAGIIMAEAAQKRGVAITFKDFAKVGAPLAALSLVGAAGWILVISR, from the coding sequence ATGGACCTGACCCTCGCGATCTTCTTCCTGGTCTACCTGGTCATGGGACTCGGATACCTGCCGGGCCTGCGTCTCGACAGGACCGGGGCCGCGATGGTCGGCGCCATGATCCTGATTGCCGCGGGCCGGATTTCCCCGCCCGACGCCTGGAACGCCATCGACTTCAACACGATCGGCCTGCTGTTCGGCCTCATGGTGATCTCCGCAACCTTCGCCGTGGCCGGATTCTACGAATGGGTCGCGCGCAGGATTGGCGCGCTTGAGGTCGGTCCCCACGCCTTGCTGGCGCTGCTCATCGTCGTGGCCACGGTGATGTCGTCGCTGCTCACCAAGGATATCGTCGCGGTGGCCATGACGCCGGTGTTCTGCTCGATCTGCCTGGCGCGGCGGCTCAATCCCGTGCCGTTCCTGCTCGGCTTTTGCTTCGCGACCAACATCGGGTCGGCGGGCATGCTGACCGGCAGCCCGCAGAACATGATCGCCGCCGAACTCCTGCACCTGTCGTTTACCGGCTTCATGCGGGCGGCAGCCGTGCCGGCACTTCTCGGATTGCCGCTCATCTGGCTGGTACTGGTGCTGTTCTATCGGGGCCGGTGGCATCTGGCGGACGGGCCGCAACCGGCGCCGCCGCCCGCGCCGCAGCCACCGCAGGCCGTGGCGCTCGACCGCATCGAGACGGCCAAGGCCGCCGTGGTGCTCAGTGCGGTGATCGTCGCCTTCGTGACCACGGACTGGCCGCACATGTTGGTCGCCCTGGCAGGGGCCAGCCTGCTGCTGATCAGCCCGCGGGTGTCGTCAAACAGCATCCTGCACCGCCTGGACGGGAACCTGCTGCTGTTGCTGTTCGGCCTGTTCATCGTGAACGCGACATTCGCGGCTGCGGGCGTTCCACAGCAGTTGCTCGAAAGCCTGCGGGGCTATGGCCTGGACCTGCACGATCCCCTGTCGTTGCTCCTGGTCATGGCCGTGCTCAGCAACATTGTCGGCAACAACCCGGCGGTCATGCTAGTGGCGCCTTTCGTCGCCGGCGCCGACCAGGCCGAAGCGCTGGGGGCCGCCATCGCGCTCGGTACGGGCTTTTCGTCGAACGCCATTCTGTCGGGAAGCCTCGCCGGCATCATCATGGCTGAGGCTGCCCAGAAGCGCGGCGTAGCCATCACCTTCAAGGATTTTGCGAAGGTCGGTGCGCCCCTCGCGGCGCTCAGCCTGGTCGGCGCGGCCGGATGGATCCTCGTGATCAGCCGCTAG
- the aspT gene encoding aspartate-alanine antiporter — protein MWDWVATTLRSNPEIALFLTVAVGYPLGKVSFRGFSLGTVATTLVCGILVGQLDIEISHTVASMFFLLFLFAVGYGVGPQFVRGIAHDGALQALFAVVVCVLVVTTAYGVARLAGYGVGYGAGLYSGAATASAALGLSTNAIRDIGMSPQDTRAMIGALSTAFAMTYIYGTVGSIVIISQLGPRLLRIDLPAACRAYEKRLGGDRHDSGASWHHYIVRTYRLSGTSPQVGRTVAEVEASRPHARIFIDGIRRGGELIDATPTTVLEPNDVVGAAGARASLRAIFATGVEEVEDVELLDVPADGVEVVVTQRALDGKTLAELAESQIAHGVFLTEIRRGSTGVTIPILPQTVLRLGDVLTVVGRPQRIRAALGKVGQADFSTKETDIPSVFLAIAIGALIGIPMLTIGEVPLTLSMAGGVLIAGIAAGWQRSVHPTFGHVPPAALWFMSVVGLNVFIAVTGISSGPSFVAGVREVGVSLFLWGIVATTVPITLALLIGKYVFRFDDAIVLGCCAGASLSTPALGLIAERARSDVPMLGYTVPYAISNTLLTIGGMVIVLLLR, from the coding sequence ATGTGGGACTGGGTTGCGACGACGCTGCGGAGCAATCCGGAGATCGCTCTCTTCCTGACCGTGGCCGTGGGATACCCCCTCGGGAAGGTCAGTTTTCGCGGCTTCAGCCTGGGCACCGTCGCGACCACCCTGGTGTGCGGCATCCTGGTCGGCCAGCTCGACATCGAGATCTCCCACACCGTCGCTTCGATGTTTTTCCTGCTGTTCCTTTTCGCCGTAGGGTACGGCGTCGGCCCGCAATTCGTGCGCGGCATCGCCCATGACGGCGCGCTTCAGGCGCTGTTCGCCGTCGTGGTCTGCGTGCTCGTTGTCACCACCGCCTACGGCGTGGCCCGCCTGGCCGGATATGGAGTCGGCTATGGGGCCGGACTGTACTCGGGCGCCGCAACCGCATCGGCCGCGCTCGGCCTCTCCACCAATGCGATCAGGGATATCGGGATGTCGCCGCAAGACACGCGGGCGATGATCGGCGCTCTCTCGACCGCCTTCGCCATGACCTACATCTACGGCACCGTCGGTTCCATCGTCATCATTTCCCAGCTCGGCCCGCGGCTCCTGCGCATCGACCTCCCGGCTGCATGTCGTGCCTACGAGAAGCGGCTCGGCGGCGACCGGCACGACTCCGGCGCATCCTGGCACCACTACATCGTTCGTACCTATCGCTTGTCCGGCACGTCGCCGCAGGTCGGGCGGACGGTCGCCGAGGTCGAGGCCTCGCGACCTCATGCACGGATCTTCATCGACGGCATCCGCCGCGGCGGCGAACTGATCGACGCGACGCCGACCACCGTGCTCGAGCCGAACGACGTCGTGGGCGCCGCCGGCGCGCGCGCGAGCCTTCGCGCCATCTTCGCGACGGGCGTGGAGGAGGTAGAGGACGTGGAACTGCTCGACGTGCCAGCCGATGGCGTCGAGGTGGTGGTGACGCAGCGTGCGCTTGACGGCAAGACGCTGGCCGAACTGGCCGAATCCCAGATCGCGCACGGGGTCTTCCTCACCGAGATCCGGCGCGGCTCGACCGGTGTCACGATCCCGATCCTGCCGCAGACCGTCCTCCGCCTGGGTGACGTGCTGACGGTGGTGGGGCGCCCGCAACGCATCCGCGCGGCACTCGGCAAGGTCGGCCAGGCCGATTTCTCGACGAAGGAAACCGACATCCCCAGCGTGTTCCTCGCGATCGCGATCGGCGCGCTGATCGGCATCCCGATGCTCACGATCGGCGAGGTGCCGCTGACCCTGTCGATGGCAGGTGGAGTGCTGATCGCCGGCATCGCCGCGGGATGGCAGCGGTCGGTGCATCCCACCTTCGGCCACGTCCCGCCCGCGGCTCTGTGGTTCATGAGCGTGGTCGGACTCAACGTCTTCATCGCTGTGACAGGCATATCGTCGGGGCCGAGTTTCGTCGCCGGCGTGCGGGAGGTCGGCGTCAGCCTCTTCCTGTGGGGCATCGTCGCAACGACGGTCCCGATCACGCTGGCATTGCTGATCGGGAAGTACGTCTTCCGCTTCGACGACGCGATCGTGCTGGGATGCTGCGCCGGCGCCAGCCTTTCCACGCCGGCGCTGGGACTGATCGCGGAGCGGGCCCGCAGCGACGTGCCGATGCTGGGCTACACGGTGCCTTATGCGATCTCCAACACGCTGCTCACCATCGGCGGCATGGTGATCGTGCTGCTGCTGCGATGA
- a CDS encoding linear amide C-N hydrolase, producing MCTSLGYRDAGGKAYFGRTLELTTDLPYQVLHVPIGFETTSKIPGHPPLSFAARHTILAVAMPARVPTAQAPMTIADLKVLEGLNDQGLTFSLLSYPAAAGKQASVAVTQSVLSASDLGVWALGQFASVAEVKAALAAQPVMLQPLQLLGGVESPFHYVVHDAAGTSLVIEFDRGAMTVYDNPVGVMTNGPKFDWHLTNLGNYTHLSNVDKPSATFGAYKAVQPDSGIATAGLPASNTSVGRFVRAAFYAHYTEKAATPDLAVQTLGHILNNFDRPRGVSIDYPAQGGGHLEVAGLQADSATPYATEFTSWTSLSDLDRKLFFIRDYRSLNFTRFDLTALAGASAPSVMPLKTLGEGAFDATEALKAHGAG from the coding sequence ATGTGCACGTCACTCGGCTACAGGGATGCCGGCGGCAAGGCCTATTTCGGCCGGACGCTCGAACTCACCACGGACCTGCCATACCAGGTCCTGCATGTTCCGATCGGCTTCGAGACGACATCGAAGATTCCTGGCCATCCGCCGCTGTCTTTCGCCGCCCGTCACACGATCCTCGCGGTGGCGATGCCCGCGCGGGTGCCGACCGCGCAGGCACCGATGACGATCGCTGACCTCAAGGTGCTGGAAGGGCTCAATGACCAGGGCTTGACCTTCAGCCTGCTGTCCTATCCGGCCGCGGCCGGAAAGCAGGCCTCCGTCGCTGTCACGCAGTCCGTGCTTTCGGCGTCCGATCTCGGCGTCTGGGCGCTCGGCCAGTTCGCGTCGGTGGCAGAGGTGAAGGCGGCGCTCGCTGCACAGCCGGTGATGCTGCAGCCGTTGCAGTTGCTGGGTGGTGTCGAATCGCCGTTCCACTACGTGGTCCATGACGCCGCCGGCACGTCGCTGGTGATCGAGTTCGATCGCGGCGCCATGACGGTGTACGACAACCCCGTCGGCGTCATGACGAATGGCCCGAAGTTCGACTGGCACCTGACCAACCTCGGCAACTACACGCATTTGTCGAACGTCGATAAGCCGAGCGCCACCTTTGGCGCCTACAAGGCAGTTCAGCCGGATTCCGGCATCGCGACGGCGGGCCTGCCGGCCTCCAACACCTCGGTCGGGCGCTTCGTTAGGGCGGCGTTCTATGCGCACTACACCGAGAAGGCGGCCACGCCGGATCTCGCCGTTCAGACGCTCGGGCATATCCTGAACAACTTCGATCGCCCGCGCGGCGTGTCGATCGACTACCCGGCGCAGGGTGGCGGGCATCTGGAGGTCGCTGGCCTGCAGGCGGACAGCGCTACCCCCTACGCGACCGAATTCACCAGTTGGACGAGTCTCTCCGACCTCGATCGCAAGTTGTTCTTCATCCGCGACTATCGCAGCCTGAACTTCACGCGTTTCGACCTGACAGCCCTCGCGGGCGCATCGGCGCCGTCCGTGATGCCTCTCAAGACCCTCGGGGAGGGAGCCTTCGACGCGACCGAAGCGTTGAAAGCCCACGGCGCGGGCTGA
- a CDS encoding TolC family protein, protein MRGSGLLAVVLAVGLAACASDAVLMAPPGPDTPWRPNGSENSLWSLRGGAREPAPTPGATRDFGVPADPALAVMTQTADIDPNRSYRLPELIDIAQRNNPATRVAWQRARAAALAVGLVEATYLPLITANVIAGRQTVTTPLPVPIGTQRYFETTAEGVSPSVALQWLIFDFGRRAALADAARQGAVAASVLFNGEHQRVIFDVTRAYYLYRASVARARIAREALRNSSAISRAVEDRQARGLATSVEAAQARQQVAQSELRRVQAEGQERDAYQALVAAMGVNATQRIRIEDDGQRRLPDAPDLPLDEMVRLALSRRPDVMASYLAMRSSAAGIAAARAEFLPNVFVAGALASGQGSFNAGGLPTIGQQATGSGVLIGATVPLYDGGLRIARLRQAQAQAAAAEGTFERTQMMAVTEIVAATNALRTALEAHRAASALVAAASTTYEAALAAYRNGVGTVTAATAADSGLLDGRQAQTDAQAAALVGAANLAFVVGAMTSRDSVP, encoded by the coding sequence ATGCGCGGATCCGGCTTGCTTGCCGTCGTACTCGCCGTCGGGCTCGCCGCCTGCGCATCCGATGCCGTCCTCATGGCACCGCCCGGTCCCGATACGCCGTGGCGACCGAACGGAAGCGAGAACAGCCTGTGGAGCCTCCGCGGCGGGGCGCGGGAACCGGCGCCGACGCCGGGCGCGACGCGGGATTTCGGCGTGCCCGCAGACCCGGCGCTCGCGGTCATGACGCAGACCGCCGACATCGACCCCAACCGCAGCTATCGCCTGCCGGAACTGATCGACATCGCGCAACGCAACAACCCTGCCACCCGCGTTGCGTGGCAACGCGCGCGGGCGGCCGCGCTGGCCGTCGGCCTCGTGGAAGCGACCTACCTGCCGCTGATCACCGCCAATGTCATCGCTGGTCGCCAGACCGTCACAACGCCCCTGCCGGTACCGATCGGCACGCAGCGGTACTTCGAGACAACGGCCGAGGGTGTGTCCCCATCGGTCGCGCTGCAGTGGTTGATTTTCGATTTCGGCCGACGCGCGGCGCTGGCCGATGCCGCCAGGCAGGGCGCCGTTGCGGCGAGCGTCCTGTTCAATGGCGAGCACCAGCGCGTGATCTTCGACGTCACGCGCGCCTACTACCTGTATCGTGCGTCCGTCGCGCGCGCGCGGATCGCGCGCGAGGCCTTGCGCAACAGCAGCGCCATCAGCCGCGCGGTCGAGGACAGGCAGGCGCGTGGCCTTGCCACTTCGGTGGAGGCGGCGCAGGCGCGCCAGCAGGTCGCGCAATCCGAACTGCGCCGGGTCCAGGCCGAGGGGCAGGAGCGCGACGCCTACCAGGCGCTGGTTGCCGCAATGGGCGTGAACGCCACCCAGCGCATTCGCATCGAGGATGACGGCCAGCGCCGGCTTCCGGATGCACCCGACCTGCCGCTCGACGAGATGGTGCGGCTTGCCCTGTCGCGGCGCCCGGACGTGATGGCGAGCTACCTGGCGATGCGGTCGAGCGCGGCCGGGATCGCGGCCGCACGGGCCGAGTTCCTGCCCAACGTGTTCGTCGCCGGTGCGCTAGCCTCCGGGCAGGGCAGTTTCAACGCCGGCGGCCTGCCCACCATAGGCCAGCAAGCCACGGGATCCGGCGTGCTCATCGGCGCGACGGTGCCGCTCTATGATGGCGGCCTGCGCATCGCCCGGTTGCGCCAGGCGCAGGCGCAGGCTGCCGCCGCCGAGGGCACCTTCGAGCGCACGCAGATGATGGCGGTGACCGAGATCGTCGCCGCGACCAATGCGTTGCGCACCGCGCTCGAAGCGCACCGGGCGGCAAGCGCCCTCGTCGCCGCGGCTTCCACCACGTATGAGGCGGCGCTCGCAGCGTACAGGAACGGCGTCGGCACGGTGACTGCGGCCACCGCCGCCGACAGCGGGCTACTTGATGGCCGACAGGCGCAGACCGATGCCCAGGCCGCGGCGCTGGTGGGTGCGGCGAACCTTGCCTTCGTGGTCGGCGCGATGACGTCGCGCGATTCGGTTCCCTGA
- a CDS encoding FUSC family protein, with amino-acid sequence MSASAAAQDTFTARLRADLAPFPGRAALTWRIALLCAIVCATAMMYEIPEAAISCYLIIFLMKPDAVQNIGTALGLILLVTIVVLCVVPLINATIASPLLRLLAIAVVSFVFLFIGAASQLGEIGGIIALVIAFVLTLLSLAPVGDAVSFGLRYAWYMAVMPMALMAVFNMVLGMSSVRLLRDTLRRRLATTMDAIASGAPDGHDALAELLRADNAALEQQARLVGILALVGRPAAGQVTRDVRASYRLMLAASALPGDLDAVRRDALIDAIRQALDALDGGRMPAPPATPAGPMGDAERDLLAALRIIAGAPEDPVVAPPKPPFFAPDALANPSYQRYALKTTAAAILCYVIYVGIDWQGIHTAMVTCYVAALGTTGETVHKLGLRILGCLIGAAMGMAAILFVVPHIDDIGGLMVLVFAGVLIGAWVSTGPERISYGGVQICLAFLLTVLQGFGPSLDLGTGRDRVIGILLGNLVVFVIFTQIWPTPIAHAVRAHLQAAFAGLARLAALPPERRVGAIPEAALAITEAAKAAEALDLVAFEPANIRPTAAAEADLRDAASEIAALTRDIYLSREALPDVAARLEDLAARTAQGESLVMAQAGGSADPLRRRLDRLRIAMAG; translated from the coding sequence ATGAGTGCCTCGGCCGCGGCACAGGATACTTTCACCGCCCGCTTGCGGGCCGACCTCGCGCCGTTTCCCGGACGCGCCGCGCTGACCTGGCGGATCGCGCTGCTCTGCGCGATCGTCTGCGCCACGGCGATGATGTACGAGATCCCGGAAGCGGCGATCAGTTGCTACCTCATCATCTTTCTGATGAAGCCGGATGCGGTGCAGAACATCGGTACCGCGCTCGGCCTCATCCTGCTGGTCACCATCGTGGTGCTGTGCGTGGTGCCGCTGATCAATGCGACGATTGCGTCGCCTCTGCTGCGCCTTCTGGCCATTGCGGTGGTGTCCTTCGTGTTCCTGTTCATCGGCGCTGCCAGCCAGTTGGGCGAGATCGGTGGGATCATCGCACTGGTCATCGCCTTCGTCCTGACGTTGTTGAGCCTGGCGCCGGTCGGTGACGCCGTGAGTTTCGGGCTCCGCTACGCCTGGTACATGGCGGTAATGCCGATGGCGCTGATGGCCGTGTTCAACATGGTGCTCGGCATGTCGTCGGTGCGGCTGCTACGGGATACGCTGCGGCGGCGCCTGGCCACGACGATGGACGCGATCGCCTCGGGCGCGCCCGACGGGCATGACGCGCTCGCTGAGCTCCTGCGCGCCGACAATGCTGCGCTGGAGCAGCAGGCCAGGCTCGTCGGCATCCTCGCGCTCGTTGGCCGGCCCGCCGCAGGCCAGGTGACGCGTGACGTGCGTGCATCGTACCGCCTGATGCTGGCGGCCAGTGCCTTGCCAGGGGACCTTGATGCGGTGCGACGCGATGCACTGATCGACGCCATTCGCCAGGCACTTGATGCGCTGGACGGCGGCCGCATGCCCGCGCCGCCCGCCACGCCGGCAGGCCCGATGGGCGACGCGGAACGCGACTTGCTGGCGGCACTGCGCATCATCGCCGGGGCTCCCGAGGATCCGGTCGTCGCGCCGCCCAAGCCGCCGTTCTTCGCGCCCGACGCGCTCGCGAACCCGAGCTACCAGCGCTACGCGCTCAAGACCACGGCGGCCGCCATCCTGTGCTACGTCATCTATGTCGGTATAGACTGGCAGGGCATCCATACGGCAATGGTCACCTGCTACGTCGCGGCACTCGGCACCACCGGCGAGACGGTCCACAAGCTCGGCCTGCGTATCCTTGGCTGCCTGATCGGCGCGGCGATGGGCATGGCGGCGATCCTGTTCGTCGTTCCGCACATCGACGACATCGGTGGGCTGATGGTGCTGGTCTTCGCCGGCGTGCTGATCGGGGCATGGGTGTCGACGGGTCCCGAGCGCATCTCCTACGGCGGGGTGCAGATCTGCCTGGCATTCCTGCTGACCGTCCTGCAGGGGTTCGGCCCGAGCCTCGACCTCGGGACGGGACGCGACAGGGTCATCGGAATCCTGCTCGGCAACCTGGTCGTCTTCGTCATCTTCACGCAGATCTGGCCGACCCCGATTGCGCATGCGGTCAGGGCGCATCTGCAGGCGGCCTTCGCCGGCCTCGCCAGGCTCGCCGCGCTGCCGCCTGAACGCCGTGTCGGCGCCATCCCCGAGGCCGCGCTGGCGATCACCGAGGCCGCCAAGGCAGCCGAGGCGCTTGACCTCGTTGCCTTCGAACCCGCCAACATCCGACCGACCGCCGCGGCCGAAGCCGACCTGCGAGACGCCGCGTCGGAGATCGCGGCCCTCACGCGCGACATCTATCTCAGCAGGGAAGCTCTGCCCGACGTCGCTGCACGCCTCGAGGATCTCGCTGCGCGGACGGCACAGGGCGAGAGCCTGGTCATGGCGCAGGCCGGCGGCTCGGCAGACCCCTTGCGCCGCCGGCTGGACCGCCTGCGTATCGCGATGGCGGGCTGA
- the mdtN gene encoding multidrug transporter subunit MdtN, whose protein sequence is MAASAYARRRTFLGSAIAGVMILSAIVAGWFYATRAQDNPLSDDTVLTATIVNIASSVPGRIVALDVTENQRVAKGDLLFTIDPEPYRLAVDQARADLRIAEAARDTQRRTISAEQSNAVVATEQVGRARTNLALAEQTLARLTPLLRPGYVTAQQVDDARTARDDARTSLTQAVRQAEAAASLVSTIDAAQALVAARQAALAMAERSLANTAIRAPHDGRVVGLVIATGEIVAAGQSVFTLINTQTWYASASFPETDLPSIAVGDCARVYALADRSVRIAGVVTGIGWGVASTDLVNVPRGLPYVAKSLNWVRIAQRFPVRIRLIDPPESLMRVGASAVAIVHRGERCSP, encoded by the coding sequence ATGGCGGCATCGGCCTATGCGCGTCGCCGCACATTCCTTGGTTCGGCCATCGCCGGCGTCATGATCCTGAGCGCCATCGTCGCGGGCTGGTTCTATGCAACCCGTGCGCAGGACAATCCCCTGTCCGACGACACGGTGCTCACCGCGACCATCGTCAACATCGCATCGAGCGTGCCGGGCCGGATCGTTGCCCTCGACGTGACCGAGAACCAGCGGGTCGCAAAGGGTGATCTGCTGTTCACCATCGACCCCGAACCCTATCGCCTGGCCGTGGACCAGGCGCGTGCCGACCTTCGCATCGCCGAGGCGGCACGCGATACGCAGCGACGCACGATCAGCGCCGAGCAATCCAACGCAGTCGTTGCGACCGAACAGGTCGGTCGCGCACGCACCAACCTCGCTCTGGCCGAACAAACGCTCGCGCGCCTCACGCCGCTGCTGCGGCCCGGCTACGTGACGGCCCAGCAGGTGGACGATGCCCGCACCGCCCGCGACGATGCGCGCACCAGCCTCACGCAGGCGGTCCGGCAGGCGGAGGCCGCCGCCAGCCTGGTGAGCACCATCGATGCCGCGCAGGCCCTGGTGGCGGCGCGGCAGGCGGCCCTCGCCATGGCCGAGCGCAGCCTCGCCAACACGGCGATCCGGGCGCCGCATGACGGGCGCGTCGTGGGCCTGGTGATCGCGACAGGCGAGATCGTGGCGGCGGGACAATCCGTCTTCACCCTGATCAACACCCAGACCTGGTACGCGAGCGCTTCCTTCCCCGAAACCGACCTGCCGTCGATCGCGGTGGGGGATTGCGCGCGGGTCTATGCGCTTGCTGACCGGTCCGTGCGCATTGCCGGTGTGGTCACGGGCATCGGCTGGGGTGTCGCGTCGACGGACTTGGTCAACGTTCCTCGCGGCCTGCCCTACGTGGCGAAGTCTCTCAACTGGGTGCGCATCGCGCAGCGCTTCCCGGTGCGGATCCGCCTCATCGATCCGCCGGAATCCCTGATGCGGGTCGGCGCGTCGGCGGTGGCCATCGTGCACCGTGGCGAGCGGTGCTCACCATGA
- a CDS encoding YtcA family lipoprotein codes for MNGILAADTSERRCINIRASGDAFDASNDRYTIGAPELASRPVLYESVARYVARCTMSPSLPLFGAYFPFWLVCVGVGVVGAVALRVAFIRFGIDEVLPLRLLVYVCCAATIGLVIALTVYGR; via the coding sequence TTGAACGGCATCCTGGCGGCTGATACGTCTGAACGCAGATGCATCAACATTCGGGCTTCGGGTGACGCGTTCGATGCCAGCAACGACCGGTACACGATCGGCGCGCCAGAACTGGCGTCTCGTCCGGTGTTGTACGAATCCGTTGCACGCTATGTCGCCCGCTGCACGATGAGCCCATCCCTGCCGCTGTTCGGGGCGTACTTCCCATTCTGGCTCGTATGCGTGGGCGTCGGCGTCGTCGGCGCCGTCGCATTGCGGGTGGCGTTCATTCGGTTCGGCATCGACGAGGTTCTGCCATTGCGCCTGCTCGTCTATGTCTGCTGCGCTGCGACCATTGGCCTGGTCATCGCGCTTACGGTCTATGGCCGCTGA
- a CDS encoding fluoride efflux transporter FluC produces the protein MRPIDLLWVGLGGGAGSVLRWAIGKAVGERYHGGFPLATFMINVGGAFVIGYLTILFSVDWRDRYGTALNAGVLTGVLGGFTTFSSMQLDAYKVREAGRTGLALAYLVGSVAIGFAAAAAGAGLARLQG, from the coding sequence ATGCGGCCGATTGACCTTCTGTGGGTCGGACTTGGAGGCGGCGCGGGGTCCGTATTGCGGTGGGCAATCGGGAAAGCAGTGGGTGAGCGCTATCACGGAGGCTTCCCCCTCGCGACGTTCATGATCAACGTCGGTGGGGCGTTCGTCATCGGCTACCTGACCATCCTGTTCTCGGTCGACTGGCGCGATCGCTACGGAACCGCCCTGAATGCCGGCGTGCTCACCGGAGTGCTCGGCGGCTTCACGACGTTCAGCAGCATGCAACTCGATGCATACAAGGTGCGCGAGGCTGGGCGCACCGGGCTCGCGCTGGCCTATCTGGTCGGCTCCGTCGCGATCGGATTTGCAGCCGCAGCCGCGGGCGCCGGGCTCGCACGCCTTCAGGGTTGA
- a CDS encoding CrcB family protein — translation MLNIVVLVFVGGAVGAIAREALMLSVPEVWHHFPLPIFLANITASFLLGLTTGLHQRRALSDNISAMIGTGIMGGLSTFSSFVFGAFVLMSAPTAGFVVALIYVLASVGVGYAAVSLGLKIGAGRVPLQPQE, via the coding sequence ATGCTCAACATCGTTGTCCTCGTGTTCGTTGGCGGCGCGGTCGGCGCGATCGCGCGTGAGGCCCTGATGCTCTCGGTACCGGAGGTGTGGCATCACTTCCCCCTCCCGATATTCCTGGCCAACATCACGGCGTCGTTCCTGTTGGGCCTGACGACAGGACTGCATCAGCGGCGCGCGCTGAGCGACAACATCAGCGCCATGATTGGCACTGGCATCATGGGCGGCCTTTCGACCTTTTCCAGCTTCGTCTTCGGCGCCTTCGTTCTCATGAGCGCCCCGACGGCGGGTTTCGTCGTGGCACTCATCTATGTCCTCGCCAGCGTGGGCGTCGGCTACGCGGCAGTTTCCTTGGGGCTGAAGATTGGCGCGGGTCGCGTACCGCTGCAGCCACAGGAGTGA